Within the Pseudomonadota bacterium genome, the region TGAGCCGCACGCTGAGGGAGCGCTGCAATCGTCCGAGCAATGCCCTCACTTGCGTGCCCCGGCAAAGGTGTAACCGGCGTTTCGCAAGGTCCTGATACAGTCGAGCGGCTCGAGCTTCTTGCGCAAGCGGCTCACCAGGATGTCCACGGCACGAGTATAGAGATCGGCATCGGTACCACGCAGACGGTTCAGTATCTCATCGCGGCTGAACACCTTTTTTGGCTCCGATGCGAGCAGCTTGAGAAGCTCGAACTCGGTGCCGGTGAGATTGACGGGTTCGCCGTGCCGCAGCACCTCCCGGCGTTCCAGATCGATCTCGATACCGTCGAAAGCGAGCCGCTGCCGCGGTGCCCTGCGCCGCTCGCGACGCAAGATGGACTGGATCCGTGCCACCAGCTCGCGCGGCTCGAAGGGTTTCGCGAGATAATCGTCGGCGCCGATCTCGAGTCCTGCGACGCGGTCCGGCAACTCACCGCGGGCGGTCAGCATGATGATGGGAATGTCGCTCTCCTTGCGAATGGTTCGACACAACTCGAATCCGTCCATCTCGGGCATCATGACATCGAGGATCGCTGCGTCGAAGGGTTCGGTGCGCAGCCGCGCGAGGCCAACGCTAGGAAACGTGGCACTCTCCAAGTCGACGCCGAAATGCCGGAAATAAACCGCCAGTGGCGCCGCGAGCTGCTGATCGTCGTCGATGAGCAGGATACGGGACATGGCACATTCTCGCAGCTCCGTGACGCGAAAGACAGCGACGGCCCGGCACGCCGGGCCGTCGCGCAAGGGATGGAGAAACTAGCCCGACGGGTCGGCCTTGGGACGGTGATCCCTGTGGCCATGACGCCGCTCCAAGAGCTCGCGCGCCTTCTGCTGCTGCTCGGCGTTGAGACTGTCGAAGAGATCGGCCGCGGCCGCGATCAGCTTCGGGCCGTTGCTCTGTAGCCGAGCCGCCTTCTCGTTCAAGAGTGCCTGGGCGCGCTCGCGATCGAAGCTCTCATCCTTGATGAGCGATCGTATCCGCTCATGCCGGCCCTTCGAGTCGCCCATCATCGCTTTGTGCTGCTCGGAAAGCTTGTCGAAGAAAGTCGACAGCTTCTGCTTCTGCGCGTCGTTCAGGCCCAACTCCGTGCTGATCCGTTCTGCTCGTTTCGCCCGAAACTCGGCACGCGCCTTGTCATCGTGCATCCAGGATTTGCTACAGCCATGAAAGCCTTTGCCACGGTGTTCGCGATCGGCAAAGGCGGTCGCAGCGGTCGCGATTAGGGCAGCTCCGCAGAGGCCCACCAGTAATTGCTTGATCCACGGGGTCATGCGATTTCTCCTTTGAGATTGAGTTTGACACGGCGGCTATCATAACGCCGCCGGTAGCATCGATCCTTTCGTTGGCGTATCGCCGTGTTTCGTTTTGTTTCATCGCAGCGCGCGGTGAGGGTGGGTTGTTGCGCCAAGGCGCCCATCAACTTGACAGCTGCGAGCCGCAAGGAAGAATAGCTTCGCCTTCAGGTGTTCGACGGCCAATCGGCCGAGAATGAAACGGGAAGCCGGTGCGGATCGTATCCATCCCCAATCCGGCGCTGCCCCCGCAACGGTAGGTAGGCACAAAGGGGCCTCTAAGCCACTGCGCGCTCGCGCCGGAAGGCGATCCCTCTGACGCAGGACAGGGGTCGCTTACGAGCCCGGAGACCGGCCTGCAAGGCGATTGCGGTGCCGTGCCGCAAAACGCCCCGAAATTTAGCGCCTCGGGCCAATGGGCCGGCTAGAAAATTCCCCGATCCTGGACCCGCGTGTTTGACAG harbors:
- a CDS encoding response regulator transcription factor, with amino-acid sequence MSRILLIDDDQQLAAPLAVYFRHFGVDLESATFPSVGLARLRTEPFDAAILDVMMPEMDGFELCRTIRKESDIPIIMLTARGELPDRVAGLEIGADDYLAKPFEPRELVARIQSILRRERRRAPRQRLAFDGIEIDLERREVLRHGEPVNLTGTEFELLKLLASEPKKVFSRDEILNRLRGTDADLYTRAVDILVSRLRKKLEPLDCIRTLRNAGYTFAGARK
- a CDS encoding Spy/CpxP family protein refolding chaperone; the encoded protein is MTPWIKQLLVGLCGAALIATAATAFADREHRGKGFHGCSKSWMHDDKARAEFRAKRAERISTELGLNDAQKQKLSTFFDKLSEQHKAMMGDSKGRHERIRSLIKDESFDRERAQALLNEKAARLQSNGPKLIAAAADLFDSLNAEQQQKARELLERRHGHRDHRPKADPSG